The following proteins are encoded in a genomic region of Hymenobacter siberiensis:
- the nuoK gene encoding NADH-quinone oxidoreductase subunit NuoK has protein sequence MDPTVSQTIPEVIRTVPLQYYVFFASALFAIGVTGVLVRRNAIIIFMCVELMLNAVNILLTAFSAYRSDPNGQIFVFFIMAVAAAEVSVGLGIIVMIYRNFQTTDVNLLSRLKW, from the coding sequence ATGGACCCAACTGTTTCCCAAACCATCCCCGAAGTCATTCGGACCGTTCCGCTCCAGTACTACGTCTTTTTCGCCTCGGCCCTGTTTGCCATCGGTGTCACGGGCGTGCTGGTGCGGCGCAATGCCATCATCATCTTCATGTGTGTGGAGCTGATGCTCAATGCCGTGAACATCCTGCTGACGGCCTTTTCGGCCTACCGCTCCGACCCCAACGGCCAGATTTTCGTGTTCTTTATCATGGCCGTGGCTGCTGCCGAAGTCTCGGTCGGCCTGGGCATCATCGTCATGATTTACCGCAACTTCCAGACCACCGACGTCAACCTGCTGAGTAGGCTAAAATGGTAA
- a CDS encoding T9SS type A sorting domain-containing protein, which yields MKSFLLGLLSIFWSTLAMGQTLYTFNGGGTTGLWTDAGIWTTDPTGSTSISPRLPTSSDNVVVTNSFVVTLSSKLLAGATPASITIQRGGVLDLTSKTFTPAAPAFTGTLGRLAGQGTLRIAAPYFPAVTNNDFDDPNTGTVEFYDWTTTTSALPLPASGMYNSLRLLNTTGTAYTAYLDGDLKVNGNMVLSRSNTTAFPSGNSNANATAATANAGILFRIGNAAASRALSIYGDITIGAGTFLGVGTTNSSTHILTAYGSFINNGTVNLHNGTANDNQVATLVFSGASNAIFACNGDTDLDILKVDKGTDSQVLLNITSAAGLYGNAQGNLRLNHFGSARLLELANGVTKINSGVYLAKIHNGTFAGTGANTGYYELGSTTTSPTLWVAGGTVVNTNALAFVIYGTLRVSAGLLTSVTSDAMVVREDGQILIEGGRVTVDKFRPSSTSSDHRGSFIITGGTFEAIGTFAGTGATTNFARFAIPYQSQAFRMTGGTIRVANPANCTGLFHIGVNSNNAIVTGGIIELQLPNTNTDASILTTAPLWNLLIKKPTLSGGSTSKAVLANITSEYTTGATNNAQPITVLNNFTLDATNPTTFDAKSLDVNIQGTLVIGANCSYLPGNNTTIFSGPQNQLLTNNGTIGTTAGVGTFNNWTMDKSAGTLTLGGTVTTYRVPATATLALLKGVLNDGTKTINVLGNLVNSAAHTSAGGAGSIVLAGTANQTVSGDGTGVFGNLTINNSRATGTVAVTLTANMSVASTLMLLSNNILAIGSNRLALTNVQTDALGTGNTFSTSCFIQTSGNQSDLGLQKTYGKGDSFTFPVGTGQGGTARYAPAKIELRLASSDPLDKFGRVSVSPVSSRNPFVTGTTNSLAYYWKVRSADFGSIPASSVYEQFTMTNAVGTGTVANYVPARYLPITWMKYPANGMSVGASLSFINFNAIDDFAGEFTAGEPTAFGPITAFYSRTSGNWEVPTTWSTTGYNGTAATAVPGAGNPVFIGSAADGANHTVTVTADNAKAGSLVIDNGSTLDAQAFTGLNFGALPDSKPGGSGVLRIASATVRSGKNNGNNSYVYTTTTVFPGGDFGSFLQAGGGTVEYYTTTTPYVSDTPAYNQDVTLPTTSSTGLSLNSYNSLWLNAIVNTTITLPGLNLQVYSQFKSGTASSFVGDAYLSGAATGDLRTGSMLVQAGGLHFNNGTVCNLTVDTDVQVNSGATFDTNSAGAAVTNNIIVNGSITNNGTLNFNTGGKTAALTFTGDQTANITGPTASATTLYSLTVNKGTGRTATLNLDVAGPLTTPTSNWLTLTNGTLRYAKNSGTQPLTIHNAASPYLITDNAGLTVDAPNAGVTVATNTSAASDLKMAGQVQVLQGTLSVGSATGTGNDLEYASAGTPTLKVATGGTLYVNGQIRRTVTNLDGALRFDQSGGTIDIDGQGATTAQNNERGLFEVQGKGSIFRMSGGTLNLHRSNGRPTIAADLYLAPDSTVVTGGTVVLGNTAAGVGNVSISVSATVPLYDLRVATGTNNTNTNTGLLTGVLALALKGSLTIGNDNSFFNANGLDLNIYQSLINNNTSASTALNAGGFQPILTTQTTSFLGGIATQLLTGTASNLTVFGGLVLNTPQTNGKLQLGGNALTAGTLTLTKGTLDDNGKTLTALGDVLNSATHTSTGTGSIILAGTTNQTIGGNGTGRFGNLTLNNALGATSTTNQEITQVLKLTNGVLTIGSNLLWLSNTAAGAVTGFDATRFIRTNGIVADQGLRKNYPASALNFTFPIGAAAKYTPVQMNLTTNSVAGTITVQPIDLAHPSTTDVAAKELNYYWQVGSTGLSATPTVTQQFTFIDNGVGNDVNGTKASYKLGRFLNGAWVPVGGISGSSVDATANTLTNTDVNYISGDYTGAEVSEFNAVDTYYSRNATAGLAAGAAWNLASSWTFNSNGTDSSPLPTTFPTVANPAVIRAGHLINSNGPGRGAATLQLLGTLDLAANAANNFNAVTGTGTLRIGSALFPAGNYSNFVAPNTGNVDFTGAVQLPARDTYNNLTFSGANTKQLTNLDLTINGTLSVAANTTVNNPTSQNITLTSATSGATVAGTFNLNDGQLTTGASLTTSSTGIVTLGAGAVSLGTSLTNNGSLTLGSGNFTTGTSLTNGGTYDASTGAGTITLGTSFSNSGTYLAGTGNLNAGTTFTNLAGGNFSAATGEVNANGTFTNAGYYIANATNLLHANADFTIPTGGNFLAGFSTMVFRGNFTNTGNFDQGNSLTQFLTDVNHSVTGNTTFWDLQKFGSNTLTLGTNTNITVVDLLTLKNGFLYTGPAGSTNIISLTNTATQPIIGNTLSSYVSGRLAMTLPNEAASIRVFPVGAGGRYRPVTIKPQGASLSPVVLVEIINGAPAGTVDGTLSNLSANRYYRIHLLSGTITQPTVQLSFNTDVVDEAVTVPGNLRVARSNGPSGPWSTAGGAGVYSPDAPRGYTISAASLTTINSTSYFALASTNKVDNPLTGSAPLPVELLQFTATLKGSAVHLDWATASEKNSAYFMVERSADGHRFNELGRVEAQGSTTFRHDYTLVDNAPLTGLSYYRLRQVDNDGILAYSPVATVHYAPEGAAPVLQAYPSPATHDGFQVAVTNLTGSAGSTVQVFDNVGRLVFTQAVDANTMQAAIKPTHPLASGMYFVTWTTESAKLTIKVVIE from the coding sequence ATGAAATCATTCTTACTTGGATTATTATCCATATTCTGGAGTACGCTTGCAATGGGTCAGACCTTGTATACGTTCAATGGCGGCGGCACTACTGGCCTGTGGACTGACGCGGGCATCTGGACGACTGACCCTACGGGCTCAACGAGCATAAGCCCCCGCCTGCCAACCAGCAGTGATAACGTGGTAGTGACTAACAGCTTTGTTGTCACGCTCAGCAGCAAACTGCTGGCAGGTGCAACCCCCGCCAGCATTACCATCCAGCGGGGTGGGGTGCTGGACCTGACCAGCAAGACTTTTACCCCAGCGGCCCCTGCCTTCACGGGGACGCTAGGTCGCCTGGCTGGCCAGGGCACCCTTCGCATTGCGGCCCCTTACTTCCCAGCCGTGACGAACAACGATTTTGATGACCCTAATACAGGTACGGTCGAGTTTTACGACTGGACCACTACTACTTCGGCTTTGCCCCTGCCTGCCTCGGGCATGTACAATAGCCTGCGCCTGCTCAATACCACGGGTACCGCTTATACTGCCTATCTAGATGGGGACCTGAAGGTCAATGGCAACATGGTACTATCGCGCTCCAACACTACTGCTTTTCCCTCCGGCAACTCCAATGCCAACGCGACAGCAGCTACCGCCAACGCCGGCATTTTATTTAGAATCGGAAACGCGGCGGCCAGCCGTGCATTAAGCATTTATGGTGACATTACGATTGGAGCAGGCACGTTTTTGGGCGTTGGCACCACCAACAGTAGTACGCATATACTGACGGCGTACGGTAGTTTCATCAATAACGGAACGGTAAACCTGCACAATGGAACCGCTAACGACAATCAAGTAGCCACGCTTGTATTTTCGGGCGCTAGCAACGCCATTTTTGCCTGCAATGGCGACACCGACCTCGATATTCTGAAAGTTGATAAGGGCACCGACAGCCAGGTACTGCTTAACATCACATCTGCCGCTGGCTTATACGGCAACGCCCAAGGCAACTTGCGCCTCAATCACTTTGGTAGTGCCCGGCTGCTGGAACTGGCTAATGGAGTCACTAAAATCAACAGCGGCGTTTATCTGGCCAAAATTCATAATGGCACCTTTGCTGGTACTGGCGCTAATACAGGCTATTATGAGCTGGGGTCTACTACTACTAGCCCCACTTTGTGGGTGGCTGGTGGTACCGTAGTAAATACGAATGCGCTAGCGTTTGTTATTTATGGCACTTTACGTGTTTCTGCGGGCCTGCTCACATCAGTTACCTCCGATGCCATGGTTGTTCGGGAAGATGGTCAGATTCTTATTGAAGGCGGCAGAGTAACCGTCGACAAATTCCGTCCTTCTAGTACCTCTTCCGACCACCGGGGCTCTTTTATTATTACAGGAGGCACTTTTGAAGCAATTGGCACCTTTGCAGGAACTGGCGCAACTACGAATTTTGCCCGCTTTGCCATTCCTTACCAATCTCAGGCGTTCCGGATGACGGGTGGAACTATTCGCGTCGCGAACCCGGCAAACTGTACGGGCCTGTTTCACATCGGAGTAAACAGCAATAATGCCATTGTAACGGGAGGTATCATTGAATTACAGCTGCCAAACACTAATACAGACGCTAGTATTCTCACGACGGCTCCCCTGTGGAATCTACTTATCAAAAAGCCAACGCTCTCGGGTGGTTCAACCAGCAAGGCGGTGCTGGCCAACATCACATCGGAATACACCACGGGTGCCACTAATAATGCCCAGCCCATCACGGTGCTGAACAATTTCACGCTCGACGCCACTAACCCTACCACGTTTGATGCCAAGTCACTGGATGTAAACATCCAGGGCACGCTCGTTATCGGCGCGAACTGCTCCTACCTACCCGGCAATAATACAACCATCTTCAGCGGCCCACAAAACCAGCTGCTGACAAACAACGGCACCATCGGGACCACAGCGGGCGTCGGCACGTTCAACAACTGGACCATGGATAAATCGGCCGGTACGCTTACGTTGGGCGGCACGGTAACGACTTACCGGGTGCCGGCCACAGCCACGCTGGCGCTACTCAAGGGCGTGCTGAACGATGGTACGAAGACCATCAACGTGCTGGGCAATCTGGTGAATTCGGCCGCGCACACCAGCGCGGGCGGCGCGGGCAGCATTGTGCTGGCTGGCACCGCCAACCAAACGGTGAGCGGCGATGGCACCGGGGTATTTGGCAACCTTACAATCAATAATTCGAGGGCCACAGGCACCGTGGCGGTTACGCTAACGGCCAACATGAGCGTCGCCAGCACACTCATGTTGCTTAGCAACAACATTCTCGCCATTGGCTCAAACCGCTTAGCCTTGACGAATGTGCAAACAGATGCTTTGGGTACGGGTAATACCTTCTCTACGTCGTGCTTTATCCAGACATCTGGCAATCAGAGCGATTTGGGCTTGCAGAAAACATATGGCAAGGGCGACTCCTTCACTTTCCCGGTTGGGACGGGCCAAGGCGGCACGGCACGCTATGCACCAGCCAAAATTGAGTTGCGCCTAGCCTCTTCCGACCCGCTCGACAAGTTTGGGCGGGTAAGCGTGAGCCCGGTGAGTTCCCGCAATCCTTTTGTGACGGGTACTACCAATTCGCTGGCTTACTACTGGAAGGTTCGCAGTGCTGATTTTGGGTCTATTCCGGCTTCTTCGGTGTACGAACAGTTCACCATGACCAACGCGGTTGGTACCGGCACGGTGGCCAATTACGTACCTGCCCGCTACTTGCCCATTACCTGGATGAAATACCCTGCCAATGGCATGAGCGTTGGCGCTAGCCTTTCCTTTATCAACTTCAACGCCATCGATGATTTCGCTGGAGAATTCACGGCCGGCGAACCGACCGCGTTTGGCCCCATCACGGCTTTCTACAGCCGCACCAGTGGCAACTGGGAAGTACCCACTACCTGGAGCACCACCGGCTACAACGGCACGGCGGCAACTGCGGTGCCCGGTGCCGGCAACCCGGTGTTTATCGGCTCAGCTGCTGACGGGGCCAACCACACGGTGACCGTGACGGCCGACAATGCCAAAGCCGGCTCGCTGGTGATTGACAACGGCTCGACACTGGATGCGCAGGCCTTCACGGGGCTAAATTTTGGGGCCCTGCCGGACTCGAAGCCGGGCGGGTCGGGGGTGCTGCGTATTGCATCGGCTACCGTCCGTTCGGGGAAAAATAATGGCAATAATTCCTACGTGTACACCACTACTACTGTATTCCCAGGCGGTGATTTTGGGTCTTTCCTACAGGCTGGCGGCGGTACCGTTGAGTACTACACGACGACGACTCCCTACGTTAGCGACACGCCTGCTTATAACCAAGATGTGACGCTGCCCACGACCTCTTCTACGGGCCTATCGCTCAATTCTTACAACAGCCTGTGGCTGAATGCCATTGTAAACACCACCATCACGCTTCCTGGCCTGAACTTGCAGGTTTACTCGCAGTTTAAGTCGGGCACAGCTTCCAGCTTCGTGGGTGATGCTTACCTGAGTGGAGCCGCAACCGGAGATTTGCGCACCGGCTCGATGCTCGTGCAAGCCGGCGGCCTGCACTTTAACAATGGCACCGTTTGTAATCTTACGGTCGACACCGATGTGCAGGTTAACAGCGGGGCCACTTTCGACACCAATAGCGCGGGCGCAGCCGTCACGAACAATATTATCGTGAACGGCTCCATCACCAACAATGGCACGCTAAATTTCAATACCGGCGGCAAGACGGCCGCCCTTACTTTCACTGGCGACCAGACGGCTAACATCACGGGTCCTACGGCCAGCGCAACCACCCTGTACTCGCTCACCGTGAACAAGGGTACTGGCCGCACGGCCACACTGAACCTGGACGTGGCGGGCCCCCTAACTACGCCCACCAGCAACTGGCTGACCCTGACCAACGGCACGCTGCGCTACGCCAAGAATTCGGGCACGCAGCCCCTGACCATTCACAACGCGGCCAGCCCCTATCTCATCACCGATAACGCGGGCCTGACCGTGGACGCGCCGAATGCAGGAGTAACTGTAGCCACAAACACCAGCGCGGCCTCGGACCTGAAAATGGCCGGCCAGGTACAGGTACTGCAAGGGACGCTAAGCGTGGGCAGCGCCACCGGCACCGGCAATGACCTGGAATATGCCAGCGCCGGAACCCCGACGCTGAAAGTTGCCACCGGGGGCACCCTGTACGTAAACGGCCAGATTCGCCGCACGGTGACCAACCTCGACGGAGCCTTACGCTTCGACCAGAGCGGCGGCACCATCGACATCGACGGTCAGGGCGCCACAACTGCTCAGAACAACGAGCGGGGTTTGTTTGAGGTACAGGGCAAGGGCAGTATCTTCCGCATGAGCGGCGGCACCCTGAACCTGCACCGCTCCAACGGCCGACCCACCATCGCGGCCGACCTGTACCTGGCACCCGACTCGACGGTAGTGACGGGCGGGACAGTAGTGCTGGGCAACACCGCTGCCGGCGTGGGCAACGTGAGCATCAGCGTGAGCGCGACGGTACCGCTCTACGACCTGCGCGTAGCAACCGGTACCAACAACACGAACACCAACACCGGCCTACTCACGGGCGTGCTTGCGCTGGCGCTGAAAGGTTCGCTGACCATCGGCAACGACAACTCGTTCTTCAATGCCAACGGCTTGGACCTGAACATCTACCAGAGCCTCATCAACAACAACACCTCGGCCAGTACAGCCCTGAACGCGGGCGGTTTCCAGCCGATTTTGACTACGCAGACCACCAGCTTCCTGGGTGGCATTGCCACGCAGCTGCTCACGGGCACGGCCAGTAACCTGACCGTGTTTGGCGGCCTAGTACTGAACACGCCCCAGACCAACGGCAAGCTGCAGCTCGGCGGCAACGCACTGACGGCCGGCACCCTGACCCTGACCAAGGGCACGCTCGACGACAACGGCAAAACCCTGACGGCGCTAGGCGACGTGCTGAACTCGGCCACCCACACCAGCACGGGCACGGGCAGCATCATCCTGGCCGGCACTACCAATCAAACCATTGGCGGCAACGGCACGGGCCGCTTCGGCAACCTGACACTGAACAATGCTCTTGGTGCCACGAGCACGACCAACCAGGAAATCACCCAAGTGCTCAAGCTCACCAACGGCGTACTCACCATCGGCTCGAACCTGCTGTGGCTGAGCAACACAGCCGCCGGAGCGGTGACTGGCTTTGATGCCACGCGCTTCATCCGTACCAACGGCATCGTGGCCGACCAGGGCCTGCGCAAGAACTACCCCGCCAGCGCACTGAACTTCACTTTCCCTATAGGTGCGGCGGCCAAATACACCCCTGTGCAAATGAACCTGACCACCAACTCGGTGGCCGGCACCATCACGGTGCAGCCCATTGACCTGGCTCACCCCTCCACCACTGATGTTGCTGCCAAGGAGCTGAATTACTACTGGCAAGTAGGCAGCACGGGCTTAAGCGCCACACCTACGGTTACGCAGCAGTTCACTTTCATCGACAACGGCGTGGGCAACGACGTGAACGGCACCAAAGCCAGCTACAAGCTGGGCCGTTTCCTGAACGGGGCCTGGGTGCCCGTCGGCGGCATTAGCGGCAGTTCGGTAGATGCTACAGCCAATACCCTCACCAATACTGACGTCAACTACATCAGTGGCGACTACACGGGCGCGGAGGTTTCGGAGTTCAACGCAGTTGATACTTACTACAGCCGGAACGCTACGGCCGGCCTGGCCGCCGGCGCGGCCTGGAATCTGGCTTCGTCCTGGACGTTTAACTCAAACGGTACGGACTCCAGCCCGCTGCCTACCACCTTCCCCACCGTGGCCAACCCGGCGGTGATTCGCGCTGGTCACCTCATCAACTCGAACGGCCCCGGCCGTGGAGCAGCGACCCTGCAGCTGCTGGGTACGCTGGACCTGGCCGCCAACGCGGCCAATAATTTCAACGCCGTGACCGGTACCGGCACGTTGCGCATTGGCTCGGCCCTGTTCCCCGCCGGCAACTACAGCAACTTCGTAGCGCCCAACACAGGTAATGTGGATTTCACGGGTGCCGTGCAACTGCCGGCCCGCGACACGTACAATAATCTGACGTTCTCAGGTGCTAATACCAAGCAGCTGACCAACCTCGACCTGACCATCAACGGCACCCTGAGTGTGGCTGCCAACACGACCGTTAACAACCCCACCAGCCAGAACATCACCCTGACCTCAGCCACGAGCGGGGCTACGGTGGCCGGCACCTTCAACCTGAACGATGGCCAGCTGACGACAGGGGCTTCGCTCACGACGAGCAGCACTGGCATTGTGACGCTGGGGGCCGGCGCGGTAAGCCTGGGCACATCCCTGACCAACAACGGCTCGCTTACGCTGGGCAGTGGCAACTTCACTACGGGTACTTCGCTCACCAATGGAGGCACGTACGATGCCTCAACTGGCGCGGGTACCATCACGCTAGGCACCAGTTTCAGCAACAGCGGCACCTACCTAGCCGGTACCGGTAACCTAAACGCGGGCACCACCTTCACCAATTTGGCAGGCGGCAACTTTTCGGCCGCCACCGGTGAGGTGAATGCTAACGGAACCTTCACCAACGCGGGCTATTACATTGCCAACGCGACCAATCTGCTTCATGCCAACGCGGACTTCACCATTCCCACAGGCGGGAATTTTTTGGCGGGCTTTTCTACGATGGTGTTTCGCGGTAACTTTACCAATACTGGCAACTTCGACCAAGGCAACAGCCTGACGCAGTTTCTCACGGATGTTAATCATTCCGTCACCGGTAATACTACCTTCTGGGATTTGCAGAAGTTCGGGAGTAATACTCTCACATTGGGCACGAATACCAACATTACGGTAGTCGACCTGCTGACTTTGAAGAATGGCTTCCTCTACACGGGTCCGGCTGGTTCGACCAATATTATCAGCCTGACCAACACGGCTACTCAGCCCATTATCGGCAATACCCTGAGTTCTTACGTATCGGGCCGCCTGGCCATGACGCTGCCCAACGAAGCCGCCAGCATCCGGGTATTCCCAGTGGGTGCAGGTGGCCGCTACCGCCCTGTCACGATTAAGCCGCAGGGCGCTTCATTGAGCCCAGTGGTGCTGGTCGAAATCATCAACGGTGCGCCAGCTGGCACGGTCGATGGCACTTTGTCGAACCTCTCAGCCAACCGCTACTACCGTATTCATCTGCTGTCGGGCACCATCACCCAGCCCACCGTACAGTTGAGCTTCAACACTGATGTGGTGGACGAGGCCGTGACTGTGCCTGGTAACCTACGCGTGGCCCGTTCTAATGGCCCAAGCGGCCCGTGGAGCACGGCTGGCGGGGCTGGCGTATATTCTCCAGATGCGCCGCGTGGCTACACTATTTCAGCCGCTTCCCTTACTACTATCAACAGCACCTCCTACTTCGCACTGGCCTCGACCAACAAAGTGGATAACCCCCTGACGGGCTCTGCACCGCTGCCCGTCGAGCTTCTGCAATTCACAGCTACACTCAAAGGCTCGGCCGTGCACCTGGACTGGGCCACGGCTTCGGAAAAGAACAGCGCCTACTTCATGGTGGAGCGGTCGGCTGACGGCCATAGGTTTAATGAGCTTGGCCGCGTAGAGGCCCAGGGCAGCACCACCTTCCGCCACGACTACACCCTGGTTGATAACGCTCCGCTGACTGGCCTAAGCTATTACCGCCTGCGGCAGGTAGACAACGATGGCATCCTGGCCTACTCTCCGGTAGCTACGGTGCACTATGCTCCGGAAGGTGCCGCGCCGGTTCTGCAGGCCTACCCCAGCCCCGCCACCCACGACGGCTTCCAGGTAGCGGTTACCAACCTCACGGGCAGCGCGGGTAGCACGGTACAGGTGTTCGATAACGTAGGCCGCCTGGTATTCACGCAGGCCGTGGATGCCAACACTATGCAAGCCGCCATTAAGCCGACTCACCCACTGGCCTCGGGCATGTATTTCGTAACCTGGACAACGGAGAGTGCTAAGCTGACCATCAAAGTAGTGATAGAATAG